One Calorimonas adulescens DNA window includes the following coding sequences:
- a CDS encoding YhfX family PLP-dependent enzyme has protein sequence MRKPGDDMFLEAVLKSNPALIDAAYKLYKDGDIGPNTYCVDLSMIKRNASLIAREGKEYGIELYFMTKQFGRNPVISQAIVESGIEKAVAVDMDEARVLHRNGIKIGHMGHLVQIAKRDIKEALDMRPEVITCFSAEKAAEINEVAAEMGLIQDILLRVIDNGDYIYPGQEGGIRLECLEETVDSISKLGNVRIVGVTSFPCFLYSEDSRAIEPTTNVYTIKRAAEILRGMGIEVKQINGPSATCVSSIPILKKMGMTHGEPGHALTGTTPLHARGDEPEGQAIVYITEVSHRDRDRAYVFGGGFYPRSRMKKAYSPRLKTTFDVEEIPAESIDYYGTVIDDEGLLKIGDTLIYAFRTQVFVTRAKVAVIDGIREGRPRLVGIFTSLGDEIR, from the coding sequence TTGAGAAAGCCAGGTGATGACATGTTTTTAGAGGCAGTATTAAAGAGCAATCCAGCATTGATAGACGCAGCATATAAACTATATAAGGATGGAGATATTGGCCCTAACACATACTGTGTGGACCTAAGCATGATTAAGAGGAATGCCTCTCTCATTGCTCGGGAAGGGAAAGAGTACGGTATAGAGCTATACTTTATGACAAAACAGTTTGGACGAAATCCGGTTATTTCCCAGGCTATAGTTGAAAGCGGTATTGAAAAGGCCGTGGCTGTGGATATGGATGAGGCAAGGGTCTTGCATAGAAACGGTATTAAGATAGGCCATATGGGCCACCTGGTACAGATAGCGAAGAGGGATATAAAAGAGGCACTGGATATGAGGCCTGAGGTCATAACCTGTTTTAGTGCAGAGAAGGCTGCAGAGATAAATGAGGTGGCTGCTGAAATGGGCCTCATCCAGGATATACTCCTCAGGGTAATAGATAATGGAGACTATATATATCCAGGACAGGAAGGTGGTATAAGGCTTGAATGCTTAGAGGAGACGGTAGATAGCATAAGTAAGCTTGGCAATGTGAGGATTGTTGGTGTGACATCTTTTCCGTGTTTTCTATATAGTGAAGATAGCAGGGCTATTGAACCCACAACGAATGTTTATACGATTAAAAGAGCAGCAGAAATTTTGAGAGGCATGGGTATTGAGGTCAAGCAGATAAACGGCCCCAGTGCCACATGTGTTTCGTCCATACCCATTTTAAAGAAGATGGGGATGACCCATGGGGAGCCTGGCCACGCTCTTACAGGTACTACGCCGCTCCATGCCCGTGGGGATGAACCTGAGGGCCAGGCCATAGTCTATATCACAGAGGTATCTCACAGGGATAGGGACAGGGCCTACGTATTTGGAGGTGGGTTTTATCCACGTTCCCGTATGAAAAAAGCATACAGCCCGCGGCTTAAGACAACATTTGACGTGGAGGAGATACCGGCCGAGTCCATTGACTATTATGGTACAGTTATTGATGATGAAGGACTTTTGAAAATAGGTGACACTCTCATATATGCTTTCAGGACACAGGTATTTGTCACAAGGGCAAAGGTAGCAGTGATAGATGGCATACGTGAGGGCAGGCCACGTCTTGTTGGCATTTTCACTTCTCTTGGAGATGAGATAAGATGA
- a CDS encoding phosphopentomutase, translating into MRRVILLVIDSLGVGEMDDVDAVRPHDKGANTLKHVAEQSNLNIPNLEKMGAGYVVELDKIKRVEEPIASFGSSNLAHFGADTYQGHQEIMGTKPRMPVMKPFIYYIDKVERALTDAGYDVERPDPSHPYLLVNGLVTVADNIEADPGQNYNLTAPLDYISFEEELKIGRIVRENVEVGRVIVFGGRGVTIKDILNAVEVKEGDITGINAPKSGVYRNGYIVRHLGYGVNPDVQVPTILKRAGYDVSLIGKMADVIGCDGAEYMPMVETEGVLDLILEKIKAQDSGLIAANVQETDLAGHSQDPVRYGEKLMTVDRYLPRIMDGMNDEDLLIITGDHGNDPTIGHSHHTRERAILLVYGRKLKTVDLGIRNTLSDIGATIAEFFRVAMPENGASFLNLL; encoded by the coding sequence ATGAGGAGAGTAATATTGTTGGTTATAGACAGCCTTGGTGTGGGCGAGATGGACGATGTGGATGCGGTAAGACCGCATGACAAAGGGGCAAATACGCTGAAGCATGTGGCGGAGCAAAGCAACCTTAATATACCAAACCTGGAGAAGATGGGTGCAGGTTACGTAGTGGAATTAGATAAGATAAAGAGAGTAGAAGAACCTATAGCGAGTTTTGGCAGCAGCAATCTCGCTCATTTTGGAGCAGACACATACCAGGGCCATCAGGAGATAATGGGTACAAAGCCAAGGATGCCTGTGATGAAACCATTTATATATTATATAGACAAGGTAGAAAGAGCCCTCACGGATGCGGGGTATGATGTAGAAAGGCCAGACCCATCTCATCCCTATCTTCTGGTAAATGGTCTGGTAACAGTGGCAGATAACATTGAGGCCGACCCTGGGCAAAACTACAACCTCACAGCACCCTTAGACTATATATCCTTTGAAGAAGAGCTAAAGATTGGACGTATAGTAAGAGAAAATGTTGAGGTGGGCAGGGTAATAGTATTTGGTGGCAGAGGTGTAACCATAAAGGATATCCTCAATGCAGTAGAGGTAAAAGAAGGGGATATCACTGGCATTAATGCACCAAAGTCAGGTGTCTACAGGAATGGCTATATAGTAAGACACTTAGGATATGGTGTAAATCCGGATGTTCAGGTACCTACAATACTAAAGAGAGCTGGTTATGATGTATCCCTTATAGGAAAGATGGCAGATGTTATAGGGTGCGATGGAGCTGAGTATATGCCAATGGTCGAAACAGAGGGCGTGTTGGATCTTATACTGGAGAAGATAAAAGCACAGGATAGTGGCCTCATAGCAGCCAATGTGCAGGAGACAGACCTTGCTGGCCACTCCCAGGACCCTGTTAGGTATGGAGAAAAGTTGATGACAGTAGACAGATATCTTCCAAGGATTATGGATGGCATGAATGATGAAGATTTACTTATCATCACCGGTGACCACGGTAACGACCCAACCATAGGTCATAGCCATCACACCAGAGAAAGGGCCATACTTCTGGTATATGGGAGAAAATTAAAAACTGTGGACTTAGGTATAAGAAATACATTGTCTGATATAGGTGCAACCATAGCAGAATTTTTCAGGGTAGCAATGCCGGAAAATGGGGCCAGCTTTTTAAATTTGCTATAA
- a CDS encoding GntR family transcriptional regulator: MINKELLKPIKIDDSSISDKVFNLLKNAILSGELKPGERLVERKLSEKLGISRTPVREAIQKLKSQGLAVQLPRKGAVVSMVTPREVIDVFNIREVLEGLAARLAAENANKRQINQLNRILNEMEKCVALNNEEELEDLHIKFHETIYKIAGNEKLYQMLINLQEYIRTYTRVGYSFHGRIEEATMEHSQIVREIESHNASRAEYYAKRHIENSRDAYISKLEEEKSK; the protein is encoded by the coding sequence ATGATAAACAAGGAGCTGCTAAAACCCATAAAGATTGATGATAGTTCCATAAGCGATAAGGTTTTTAATTTACTTAAAAATGCAATACTAAGTGGAGAATTAAAGCCTGGGGAGAGGCTGGTAGAACGGAAACTATCGGAAAAGCTGGGTATCTCCCGTACACCTGTGAGGGAGGCGATACAGAAACTAAAATCGCAAGGCCTGGCCGTGCAGCTTCCAAGGAAGGGGGCGGTGGTCTCCATGGTTACCCCCAGAGAGGTCATAGATGTATTTAACATCCGTGAGGTTTTGGAAGGCCTGGCCGCCCGTCTGGCGGCAGAAAATGCCAACAAGAGACAGATAAATCAGCTTAACAGGATACTAAACGAAATGGAAAAGTGCGTGGCGTTAAACAATGAGGAAGAACTGGAAGACCTGCACATAAAATTTCATGAAACCATATATAAGATTGCTGGCAATGAGAAACTCTATCAGATGCTTATAAATCTTCAGGAATATATCAGGACATATACCCGTGTGGGATACTCATTCCACGGAAGGATAGAAGAGGCTACCATGGAACACAGTCAGATAGTAAGGGAAATAGAATCCCATAATGCCAGCAGGGCCGAGTATTATGCCAAGAGACATATAGAAAATTCCAGAGATGCATATATAAGCAAACTGGAGGAAGAAAAGTCTAAATAG